In the Populus trichocarpa isolate Nisqually-1 chromosome 1, P.trichocarpa_v4.1, whole genome shotgun sequence genome, catttatatttgtcgatattataaaaaaaaatggaaatgttAGACAGACCATCAATAAAAAGAAGCTAGAATTTTTGTCAATTAACATGAAAACTAAATGAAGCTAAAGCAAGTTAATACCTATGAAGAATTATTGATGGGAGTGGTAACATTTTTATTGACtattttgaaagtttaattataAACATAAgagattatattaaataatataaaaacatccaTTAGACTCgaaaagaatattaatatatgataGTTGATTATAGTTGATCAAGAATCGTAAAATAATTAGATGATTAAACAATTGCAtctatttgtttagtttataattatataaacattaaaaaaataatctttataaaaaactagcatgcatattaattaaatatataaacttgtaaaagatataagaaaaaaacaatcataatatataaactaaacaaGTATTAAAATTACActtgaataaaactaatttaaaatatttaattgttgaGGTCCTAAGAGAGTAtccaatctaatttttttttctttcaaattgagAAAACAATAAATCCAATGTATTTCTTTCGTAACAATACAAGGACATTTGGAAGTTACAATATTTATAGActtgaaaaacttttattttacaaaCCCACACCAATTTTTATAGGAGCATTaacttattttgaattttttaaaaaaatactactcCGAGAAAATACTCATCAAAACCCCCTCAATAATTGAATTCCCAATAAAAAGGGACAAGTTTAAGGTTTATGTAATCAAATTAAcactaattaatataataaaaaggaGATTACAATACAACATGTAAAATTAATATGATACATATTTCTggttattattaattaagtgTTGAAGTAATTGTCTAGAAAATCTTTATGTTGtaaatttttagggttattttATGTGGATGAAagacatctattttttttgttaacttctTCTTGGTTagactaaaaattatttatataaaatctaaCTTTTACACCTCTATCCAtcgtaaaaatatttaacccaTTACTATAATACAATGGATGCTGAATTTATTAGTCTCTAAAccttaattatcatttaatttaaaaactaaatgacaTATTAGCTCCCTTGAGGATATTTTCTAacacaattattaaaatattacaatGTTATAtgctaaaaattacaaaatttttgAATAACACAtgcaatataataatttaaattattatgagTTTAACAATTCATTTGcacttttatataaataaataaaaagatgttaataaaatagtattttgagTCAggatatagaaaatattataatatttttttactaatatcTCGAGTTAGACCAAATTTCAATTCATAAATTCAAATAACCAAACgtaatgtttttatttcaataatacaCTTGACGAAAAATATAGATTGCAGGGATAAATCtaagagaaaatgaaaacgaCGGACCACATTAGCAAACTGCAAGGACTGCAGGTACCAAATACATTATCACTAACCGACATAAGTGAAAAAGAGTGGAATATCATTAAATGGACGATTATGcccttggtttttttatgttgccCTAGACCCTTCGAGATGAAAGGCCAAGATGTAACATAGGTCGGAATCAACGGCTCACAATCCTCATTCAGccctttatatttttctctaccAGCCACAAAGCACCTCCTCTCTTTCTCGCTCTCCAGGGTTTCTAGTCCAGGGTTTCTCAATCCtgcgaaagaaagaaagaaggaaagaagcTGTTTCAAAGTTCAAAATGGTGAGTCCATGTGAATCAGGTTTTTAACTCTGCTATGATCTGTTTCGTTCTTCAACTGATCTGTTTTTTTGAATCTTGTTAATGAAAGGTTCTCCAAAACGATATCGATTTGCTTAACCCACCAGCTGAGCTAGAGAAGAGGAAGCACAAGCTCAAGCGTCTTGTTCAGTCTCCAAACTCTTTTTTCATGGTAATTAAAATTATCGTACATTTGCGTTTTTTTTTGCCGTCTGATTATATAGTTAATTTATGATTGTATTTTCTTGTAAAACCTTGCAGGATGTGAAGTGTCAGGGTTGCTTCAACATGTAAGTCCTGTCCTGGCctttttatctttcttgatgattttgttTCTGAATAACAAGATTTAAGCTCTTATCTATTTAGATTGAAATTGGGTTGTGGGTGTttgcttaattaaattaatatgttgtgTGCAGAACAACTGTTTTTAGTCACTCGCAAACTGTTGTGGTGTGTGGGAACTGCCAGACAGTGCTGTGCCAACCAACTGGTGGTCGTGCCAAGCTTACAGAGGGGTGCTCTTTTAGGAAGAAGAGCGAGTGAAGATTATGATAATTTACTGTCTTTATATTTTCGTGCCCTGTTTGGTAAATTGTTTTAGAGGTCTTTCTTAGGAATGATGACGATGCATTGAACACCtggggttttgattttgatgtttaatgTTTGATTGTCTTAGGTTATCAATGACTACATGAGATTTTGGATTTGTTGGATTCAGAAATGATTTGAAGATCAATCTAAGTCTAATATGTAGAATTTGAGTTTTGTTACTGCCTTTTATTATGTTGTAGTTGATTATAGTTTGTGTATGCCTCTTTTGAGGCTCCAGGTTTCCACACTAAGCTGCATTGTGCATTTTAACCTTTTATCCGCTAGTTTGTGGTAGCTAGTTGATGGTATGGTAGTGAATGTAGATATTTAAATAGCCTTTACTATGGTAGTATTATTAGTTTAGCATGTAGTTTTTGGGCAATTTGTTTTGACGAGAGAAATGGGGTTCTTAGCATTCTAGCTCACACACTACTTGATTCTGGAGAATTACTTTTGCGTTTTATGAATGATGATAGTCCAGTCAAGGCACCTAGAAGACACATCTACTATGTCCTGTGCAATGTTCTACCTGTAATAATGTTTCTTGACTTTCCCCAGTTTACATGCCTCTGCATGGCATCTTTTGCATTGTTTATGGATTTCCCATTCTAGGGGATACTTGTTCCCCCAACTGAAGGTTAATGTATGTCTTCCTGGATTTGTGTTTCTTTGTGATATAGCCTGTATTGATTTGAGATTACTAGGTCCTTGCACAGTACTCTGGGTGGTAATTTAGGTCATGAAGAGTTTAGACATGACATGGTCTCTATGTTTCTCGATTAGGGATGGCATCACTGTCATTAGGGAATGAAGGTATCGAACTTTAAAATAGGCTGTTAACCTTGGTTGACATGTGTTATTTGATTTAGGTACAATGTTCGATTGTAAGTGAAATTAGGTTCCATGCCCCTTGGAGAGGACGTGTAGCAGGTATATCTATAAGGTTATGGTTTGCATCTACTGTGAAAACAATCCTACATGGATCCTCCCAACTATTCTTGAATTTAGTTCAGTTTTATTCTGTAAtggatttatgtttttcatcCTGGAAGTAGGAACCATATGGGCATCGATATCGATCTATGTTGAAATCCCATGGAACTTGTTTAGAAAACAAATGCATTCCATCTAGGAGGAAGAGCATTGATCACGATCTGAATAGACAAAAAAATTGTCCTCTCTCAAGGAGTAGAATTATCGTAAATATCTTAGTATTTTGCAGCAGCTTATAGTTTCTTTTATCCATCGAAATGCATGCTGTGTGTGGTACTTAGCAATTGCATTTCTGATACgtaaattttttcttattgtcCAAATCAATGTTGTTTTTGCCTGCCGTGGTAGTTTCTGTTTGGTTCAACAAAATGTGATTTCATTAATAACTTCCACAGTTTCTGCTTCCATTTTCTTGTAAGAGCTGCTTGTTTTATCATAGTTCGATGCACTTTGATTTGTATCCATGGTTTTGAACAGCAGCCCTCAGtgaatttacttattttctttttcaactttttgAGTGTTCCATCCTTCTTTTAAAACAGATGGTATCTCTAGTTTTGCATGTGTGAATGTGTGCTCTGGTTACTTTTATGCTACTGCCATTGTAAAACTATGGTTGTATCCAAACCCAAGTCCTGGCGATGAATCCAACGgctttaaggaaaaaaaaactcttttcctGATCGGCTTGGGTATACTGTCTCTCAGACTAGCATTTTGCGGACGGATAACCAGAGTTCTGTGCCGTATGCTTAGAAGTGAGGCCTCATCCAAAATAATGGGTACGCTTTGTAGTTTCTGCTTCCACTTAGATGGTATCTTCCTTCATTTCGATGTTAAAGATGTTATTTTCTATATACCGCCATTCATGCATTCAATGAAATTTCTTTTCGATTTGAACTAAGTTGAATGCAAGTGGTATGTTGTGGTATTTAGAAAATAAGTGTAAAATCCAACGCACAAACTCGTGACATTTTGACTTGTCACGCGCGTCTTAATAAACTcagttataatatttaattattataaaaaaaatttaaaaatatattaaagtgttttaacgtttttttttataaaaaaagtgtgTAGGTAATTCGAAATGACAATATGAGACGCAAAAAGCACCCTGACAGTAATCCTTCCATTATCATACCTTAACGTTTAGCCTTTTTGATTTGATGAGCACTTAAAAGAGATCCACACGAGCCTATTCGATTGGTCCTTACAAGTTGTGATTGATTAGATGTGGACAGGGGCACGGACCCCCAGAATTCCCTCGTGTTTGGAATATTTGCACTTCTTTCTCGTCTCATGTGTGGAAAAAGTTGACCCACTATTAACGCTTTGAATGTAACCAGTTATTTAACCCgttcatattaattatttttattttaaaaaaaacttagatgtGTGGAGatacatttttatatataaaaaaactctaaatataaataaataaaacttatataatcgtctaattaaataaaccgataattatttgtaaataaataaaaaaattattaacaataactaaaactaaaactgaaaaaattgaaaaataaaaacagataaGGATATTTGATTCTActatatgaaatatttattcgattttatttactgattttttttttcaaaattaaaattttattcaataaaaagttaataaaaataaaaacacatgaaaccgattgaataaaaaaaatacaagactgtacatattaaaaatattatttaaaaataaaaagtttttattttaaaaaataaagttcatctatataaaaataaaaaaattagatgaataataataatagtatttttaaaaattaaatacatacaaatttattttaaaaaaacctctattaaaaaaggttaaataaacaaaataaaaaatcatagaagagggatattaattaaaacataaattaaaaaaatattttaagaaaacacatattagaaaaattagtttaagaaaacacatattagaaaaaggcgccaaataaaataaaaactaaaattagaataaaaaaagaaaaaaagacagcGATGGTCTAGGAATCACaagtgcattttaaaaaaatttaaaaaacaaatgccctggtttttttggtttacaGGTCTTATTGGATTTAACAAGTTGATTCTacttttaattagatgataaaaaggcaatgataataaaaaaaaacaaatttttttataattaaaaggaTCATAATAACTTGAAAAGAAACCTTGAAAgtacaaaattgaataaaataaagacaaaaaaaggcTAAGGTCAACTCGAGTAACTGTGATAGACATGTAACTTGGGTAATAAGAGgcgagtcaacttgggttaacctgcAATACCCTTGGACCAGATCATCAGACTGAGATAACttgatataaaagaaattaaaaaaaaccataaaaccagtatttttttttaaataaaatattgtcgaacaatgaaatcaagaaaaaacaaaaaataaagatgttgACCtccattaacttttcaaactcatgacccgagttattAGACTGAAAGcatcataaatgaaaaataaagaaattataattacaaaaaaggatctaaaacaaaagattgtaattaaaataatgaggatgaaaataaaaataaaaaataaattagagggaaaccaattttttttattggagggttaaattgaaaagaaaaataactttaacaaataaaaaaaattaaaagaataaggatcaaattgaaaaaaaaacaatataccataaactttgattgaagaatgaaattgaaaaccaaaaaaaatttaacaaaaatcccaaagaaaaaaaaaaataaataaggactgaaattaaaatattaaaaataaaaaagaacatcacatattttttttttgaggagagagcaaacaaaaaaatgactATCTATGATAAACTGTCCATTTGCCACCATCACTCGTCACACGAGGAAGAGGACGTGTAGGAGCCTCCAACGACATGATGAAAGGGTATGTTTGGTTACCAAGAGGCGCTGCCAGCACCACCTAAAGGGCACGAGCACCTCTCACTCTCTAATGCGTGGAGGAATATACACCATTAcctttttgaatataaaaatcaattattcaatgtaaaaaacaaaaacatcgtTCATGAAtctaaaatcaaccaaaaaaaaaaactatgtgaaaGGATGAAAACTCCCCTAGatgaatgtctttttttttttttttaagggcaaAAATATCCTTATACTATATTCTAAAAGTAAAAGATATAAATACCTTTAGTaaacaattctattttttaatcaacaatttcatttttttttatctggcagatatattagttattttactattataaaaaaatgaaaaaagtacCTACATCTATGACAATACTTTAATGACCAATGAACCATTGAAACAACCAAATAACCCCCACAACaaagactttttattttttcattaaaggaTAATATTGTAATTTTGTTATAGTAATGAACagttttttatatctatttgtACAACAATTTGCCAACGCATCTTAGAGTTTTGGTAATAATGTGAAGTTGATTCGAATAAATTCATGGTAAGAACTAGATGTAATATTCTTGGAGAGAGGTTGCAAGAATATAATGTCCGTGGAGCCGACCAGAAAGTAAATCCAAATTTTAacttagatataaaaaaaaatgttaaattaaagatTGGGACATAAAATATTACGTCTTTGACATTTATTCAAATTTGGAGGAACTTGTActaaatttaagatatttatatgaCGTCTTTGACTTCTATTTACTTGACATGGATGTCTAGACGACAGTAAACTGATGTGGCCGCCTGACATGCTTTTGAGCTAATGTATAAACTAACTGTTGGATTGGATAAGTGCTTACGTCTTATGCCTCTCGAGGCTGGTGGTTGGGGTTGGAGGGAGCCACCCATCTATCCGCAGTTTTTTGTCGTCTCCTCCTCACTGCAAAGTGAAGttcattttgttcttttattgttatttttttaataacaatttgcattatttaatttttcctcCCTTGAGGGTGATTTATGCGGTCCACTATTGCATTATCTGTAGTGTTTGTGGTCATAGTTCCATTCACCACAGCATTCCAGCACTTGAGCCGTTTTATTTATTCCAACTTCTTGACTCTATTTTGTATAAAGCTCAAGGATGGAAAGATGCAAATGGTAGGAGAAATAACTAATATGGTACATTATTGAAAACCCAAGTGAGAGACTGCACATTGACGTGGaatattgataatatatatgaaaaatataaaaaacaagaaaaaatttaatgatatcAAAGACGATCAAAATCGACTTTGATAGACCAATCAATCATGGTTGATTAAAATCGATCATAATTGACTCAAATCACTCATACCcatagtatttttgtttttaaataggtACCAAAgttttatttggtttatatttttctaacaaGATTGGGTTAAACtaatgtttaaataattttatatgttattttagaataagattattattattgaatttcaaatatttttagaagCTAGGAGATTTTTTTCTACAGTTTAGAATTACAATTTTAAAGGTTGAGAAATCCTAGTTTCTTTTTATGCTACATGCTATGTTATAGAGTCATGTATAAATATACTGCctgacaaaaagaaaatggattaaGATTTTCCGTGTCTCTCCAAATTTGTTGAAAACTTAACTATCAaggatgttattttaattataattatatgttaaaaatggtaaaaatataattatttaatattttttttaataatttaattcaaaatagaTAGTGAAATTCGAAGGATGTAAATCCAATTTATATTGAGCCTCTTGA is a window encoding:
- the LOC7491442 gene encoding 40S ribosomal protein S27-2, with protein sequence MVLQNDIDLLNPPAELEKRKHKLKRLVQSPNSFFMDVKCQGCFNITTVFSHSQTVVVCGNCQTVLCQPTGGRAKLTEGCSFRKKSE